A section of the Candidatus Methanoperedens sp. genome encodes:
- a CDS encoding peptidyl-tRNA hydrolase, translating to MTDYKQCIIVRDDLKLSKGKLAVQVAHAAISTYEFTSEKVRDAWKEGGQKKVVLRVPGLKELFELKELARRHGLPAVLITDAGLTEVPPGTTTVLGIGPAEVGELDKITGNLKLL from the coding sequence ATGACTGATTATAAACAATGTATAATTGTACGCGATGACCTGAAATTATCAAAAGGCAAACTTGCGGTCCAGGTCGCTCATGCAGCTATTTCCACATATGAATTTACAAGCGAGAAAGTCAGAGATGCATGGAAAGAAGGAGGCCAGAAGAAAGTGGTCTTACGAGTTCCGGGCCTGAAGGAACTTTTTGAATTAAAGGAGCTTGCAAGGAGACATGGTCTTCCAGCCGTACTCATCACCGATGCAGGGTTGACCGAAGTGCCCCCGGGAACGACTACGGTGCTTGGAATCGGGCCTGCCGAGGTCGGTGAACTGGATAAGATAACGGGTAATCTGAAGCTTCTTTAA
- a CDS encoding PAS domain S-box protein: MSTHFRSIYEKSDKNKLEELLLEQEEKSILSEKYLWMIIESSLYGIAVVDENGKFEFGNDSFFRTIDWLKEEIIGQDFMKVIPDDSKEFVTGHWQGVQKDRGGFHEIKIKTRCGTIKYLNVSSTFVEIKGNNKVVAIIHDITENKKQEMKLKESEEKYRDLFENAQDAMYVVDDEGNFLKMNKIGLQTLGCVKEEVIGTNISKWITQESLKTVNMRRKKFLSGEKLDQIDIIEIVCKNGEHRWCEIKIREIKEGNKTIEIHGIARDITENRLLKQEIKKSNKQQKLLCYLIQGTRGGKTRALILKHLNDRSYNAHQLSTVMNMDYKTIRHHLNVLIKNGIIGKGNNGYSDLYSISKNMEADLNTFNEL; the protein is encoded by the coding sequence TTGTCGACGCATTTTCGATCAATATATGAAAAATCTGATAAAAACAAGCTTGAAGAATTATTGTTAGAACAAGAAGAGAAATCCATTTTATCTGAGAAATATCTCTGGATGATAATCGAATCGTCATTGTATGGAATAGCTGTAGTGGATGAAAATGGCAAATTTGAGTTCGGAAACGATTCTTTTTTTAGAACAATCGACTGGCTAAAGGAAGAAATTATTGGCCAGGATTTCATGAAAGTAATCCCTGATGACTCGAAAGAATTTGTAACAGGGCACTGGCAAGGTGTTCAAAAAGACAGGGGAGGATTTCATGAGATCAAAATCAAAACGAGATGTGGCACAATAAAATATCTGAATGTGTCAAGCACTTTCGTAGAGATCAAAGGAAATAACAAAGTTGTTGCCATTATTCATGATATCACAGAAAATAAAAAACAGGAGATGAAGCTCAAAGAATCCGAGGAAAAATATCGTGACCTCTTTGAAAACGCCCAGGATGCCATGTACGTGGTCGATGATGAAGGTAATTTTTTGAAAATGAATAAGATTGGACTTCAAACACTCGGATGTGTTAAAGAAGAGGTAATTGGTACAAATATTTCTAAATGGATTACACAGGAGAGCTTAAAAACCGTTAATATGCGCCGGAAAAAGTTTCTTTCCGGAGAAAAGTTGGATCAGATAGATATCATCGAGATTGTTTGCAAGAATGGCGAACACAGATGGTGTGAGATAAAAATCAGGGAAATCAAAGAAGGTAATAAAACAATTGAAATTCATGGTATAGCCAGGGACATTACTGAAAATAGATTATTAAAACAAGAAATCAAGAAATCCAATAAACAACAGAAGCTTCTTTGCTACCTGATTCAGGGTACGCGCGGAGGAAAGACAAGAGCATTGATTCTGAAACATCTTAATGACAGATCTTATAATGCGCATCAATTATCAACAGTTATGAATATGGATTATAAAACTATCAGGCATCATCTTAATGTTTTAATCAAGAATGGAATAATAGGAAAAGGTAATAATGGATACTCTGATTTATATTCCATTTCAAAAAATATGGAAGCTGATTTAAACACATTTAATGAGCTTTGA
- the nifU gene encoding Fe-S cluster assembly scaffold protein NifU codes for MEEQFEYSEKVMDHFRNPRNVGQIKDADGIGRVGNPVCGDLMEMQIKVENNILKDVKFKTFGCGSAIATSSMITEMAIGKTLEEALKITRGEVAEELGGLPLIKMHCSNLAADALHAAIKDYMSKKEEKAKLEAERYDFDVIIVGGGPGGLATGILCAYRGLKTAIFEASSWGGILSWLCPDKMIENFPGLCEKSTCSDLINSWMNEAKKLKVEMKKERVNEITQDKLVITESGEYRGKILVLATGSSPATGGIKGEEKFSKDERGVYYYVRNPQNFEGKRVIIVGSGNSAAEAALSLADTADLITIACRSGELKAVPNKIERLKEIDKIKVLYNTEVVEISGTDKVEKVVMKDLKEDEIIQQVVDSVVLAVGLIPNTEIFKKIGLEMDDKGYLKTDKAQKTNIDGIYAVGDIASDLALVVVAVANGATVAHNAYVELRKPYWK; via the coding sequence ATGGAAGAACAATTCGAATATTCAGAAAAGGTAATGGATCATTTCAGGAATCCGAGAAATGTGGGGCAGATAAAGGATGCAGATGGTATAGGAAGAGTTGGAAATCCGGTGTGTGGTGACTTAATGGAGATGCAGATCAAAGTCGAGAATAATATCCTGAAAGATGTGAAATTCAAGACTTTCGGCTGCGGGTCTGCTATTGCAACAAGCAGTATGATTACGGAAATGGCTATCGGAAAAACTCTTGAGGAAGCCCTTAAGATAACGCGGGGTGAGGTTGCTGAGGAACTTGGAGGTTTGCCCCTTATCAAGATGCACTGCTCTAACCTTGCAGCAGATGCTCTTCATGCAGCCATCAAGGATTATATGTCTAAAAAAGAGGAGAAGGCAAAGCTTGAAGCTGAGAGATATGATTTTGACGTGATCATAGTGGGCGGCGGCCCGGGCGGGCTGGCCACAGGGATTCTGTGTGCATACCGGGGACTTAAGACAGCGATATTTGAAGCTTCCAGCTGGGGCGGTATCCTGTCATGGTTATGCCCGGACAAGATGATCGAGAATTTCCCCGGGCTCTGTGAAAAATCAACATGTTCCGATCTTATCAATAGCTGGATGAATGAAGCAAAGAAACTGAAGGTTGAAATGAAAAAGGAGCGGGTGAATGAGATCACGCAAGACAAGTTGGTCATTACAGAAAGCGGGGAATACAGAGGTAAGATCCTGGTTCTTGCAACTGGCAGTTCTCCCGCGACAGGCGGTATAAAGGGTGAAGAGAAATTCAGCAAGGATGAAAGGGGAGTATATTATTATGTAAGAAACCCCCAGAATTTCGAAGGGAAGCGCGTCATAATAGTAGGAAGCGGGAATTCAGCAGCAGAAGCAGCTTTAAGCCTTGCCGATACAGCGGATCTTATTACTATTGCCTGCAGGAGTGGTGAATTAAAGGCAGTACCGAATAAAATCGAGCGCCTTAAAGAGATCGATAAAATCAAGGTGCTTTATAATACCGAAGTTGTTGAGATTTCAGGCACGGATAAAGTCGAAAAAGTGGTAATGAAAGACCTGAAGGAAGATGAAATCATCCAGCAGGTTGTTGATTCTGTCGTGCTGGCTGTAGGCCTGATCCCAAACACTGAGATTTTCAAGAAGATCGGTCTTGAGATGGATGATAAAGGATATCTTAAGACTGATAAGGCCCAGAAGACCAATATTGATGGGATTTATGCTGTCGGTGATATCGCTTCTGATCTTGCCCTCGTTGTAGTGGCCGTGGCGAATGGAGCAACTGTGGCTCACAATGCATATGTTGAACTGAGGAAACCATATTGGAAATAG
- a CDS encoding cysteine desulfurase, with protein MKQVYMDYGSASPIDERVLEAMIPFFQIEIGNPSSLHSQGRKAKRELENARISVAKLIGAPNPKSIIFTSCATESNNLAIRGAALRYKDKGNHIITTSIEHMSVMNTLKDLQRNGFDVTYLPVDKDGLLNPEQVKNAITGKTILISIMYANGEVGTVQPIGEIGQIASDHKVMFHVDGTAAVGKIPVDVEKEHIDFLTISSNDLGGPKGVGALYIKQGIRIIPFMLGGGQEFGMRSGSENIPGIVGMGKAAGIVQKEMSEQSSRNMKMRDKLIDNILKLEYTYLTGHRTKRLPNNASFRFSFIEGESIILQLNDMGITASTGSACSSKTLEPSHVLIAMGLRHEEAHGSLLLTLGRGNTEEDVDYVIGSVPKIVARLRELSPLYVRK; from the coding sequence ATGAAACAGGTTTACATGGATTACGGCTCAGCTTCACCCATAGACGAACGCGTGCTTGAAGCCATGATACCGTTTTTCCAGATAGAGATCGGGAATCCGTCATCCCTTCACTCGCAGGGGCGTAAAGCAAAGAGAGAACTGGAGAACGCACGGATCAGCGTGGCAAAATTGATTGGCGCACCAAATCCAAAGAGCATTATATTCACTTCCTGTGCAACAGAATCCAACAACCTTGCAATCCGGGGCGCAGCTTTACGTTATAAGGATAAAGGGAATCATATAATCACAACTTCGATAGAGCATATGTCAGTGATGAATACCTTAAAAGACCTGCAAAGAAATGGATTTGATGTCACATATCTTCCCGTGGATAAGGACGGGCTCCTGAATCCCGAACAGGTAAAAAATGCCATAACAGGAAAAACGATCCTGATTTCAATAATGTATGCCAACGGCGAAGTTGGAACGGTCCAGCCGATAGGGGAAATTGGCCAGATCGCTTCTGACCATAAGGTAATGTTCCATGTTGACGGGACTGCCGCGGTTGGTAAGATTCCGGTGGATGTTGAAAAGGAACATATCGATTTTTTGACCATTTCCTCAAATGACCTTGGCGGTCCGAAAGGTGTGGGAGCACTTTATATCAAGCAGGGCATAAGAATTATTCCTTTCATGCTCGGTGGAGGGCAGGAATTCGGGATGAGAAGTGGTTCAGAGAATATTCCGGGTATCGTCGGGATGGGTAAAGCCGCCGGGATCGTACAAAAAGAGATGTCTGAGCAAAGCTCAAGAAATATGAAAATGCGGGACAAGCTTATCGATAATATCCTCAAATTGGAATATACCTATCTTACAGGCCACAGGACAAAAAGGCTTCCCAATAATGCAAGTTTCAGGTTCAGCTTCATAGAAGGTGAAAGCATCATACTACAGCTTAATGACATGGGGATAACAGCAAGCACAGGATCGGCCTGCTCTTCAAAAACTCTTGAGCCGTCGCATGTTCTTATCGCGATGGGACTGCGGCATGAGGAAGCTCACGGCTCGTTATTACTTACGCTTGGACGCGGCAACACCGAAGAAGATGTGGATTATGTCATTGGGTCAGTCCCGAAGATCGTTGCAAGATTGAGGGAATTGTCACCTCTTTATGTGAGGAAATGA
- a CDS encoding sulfur reduction protein DsrE, giving the protein MTNLLYVQTSGIDRPERLYSPFILAQTAKAMEIDPIIYFLGMGVTVVKKGNAEKIKMGSFPTLKEVMDQTVKAGVKLMVCEQSCQLINLETGDFIPSAEVVGAATLNDLVLEADGTMWF; this is encoded by the coding sequence ATGACAAACCTATTATATGTCCAGACAAGCGGAATCGATAGACCTGAGCGACTTTATTCCCCTTTTATCCTTGCGCAGACTGCAAAGGCGATGGAAATTGATCCTATAATCTATTTCCTCGGGATGGGGGTTACGGTTGTGAAAAAAGGAAACGCTGAAAAAATTAAGATGGGTTCTTTTCCTACTCTTAAGGAAGTAATGGACCAGACCGTAAAAGCAGGTGTAAAACTCATGGTCTGCGAGCAGAGCTGCCAGCTCATCAATCTTGAGACTGGTGATTTTATTCCTTCAGCCGAGGTCGTGGGAGCTGCTACGCTTAACGACCTTGTCCTTGAAGCTGATGGCACTATGTGGTTTTAG
- a CDS encoding TrpB-like pyridoxal phosphate-dependent enzyme, translated as MQKTKILLDENDIPRKWYNILPDMPTPVSPPLNPGTKEPIGPKDLSPIFPMELIKQEVSQDRFIPIPDEVRDIYALWRPSPLYRAHRLEAALKTPAKIYYKYEGISPAGSHKPNTAIAQAYYNMKEGTQRLATETGAGQWGCALALATSYFGLKCTVYMVKVSFTQKPYRRSLMHLWGADVIASPSNLTNSGKKILSKDPGSPGSLGIAISEAIEDAASHEDTHYSLGSVLNHVMLHQTVIGLEAREQLARVEEYPDYIIGSVGGGSNFAGISFPFLSDKISGKHDVKVIGVEPTACPSLTKGEFRYDFGDTAELTPLLKMYTMGHEYIPPSIHAGGLRYHGMSPIVSQLYTDKLIDAVAYHQKEIFEAAVTFARSEGIVPAPESSHAIKCAIDKALECKKNGEKKTILFNLSGHGHFDMSAYDSYFSGNMKDSS; from the coding sequence ATGCAAAAAACAAAAATACTTTTAGATGAAAATGACATTCCCAGGAAATGGTATAATATCCTCCCGGATATGCCTACCCCGGTATCTCCGCCTCTAAATCCGGGAACTAAAGAACCGATAGGTCCGAAAGATCTTTCGCCAATATTTCCTATGGAACTTATCAAGCAGGAAGTCAGCCAGGACAGGTTCATTCCGATCCCTGATGAAGTCAGGGATATCTATGCATTATGGCGTCCTTCTCCCCTCTACAGGGCTCATCGTCTTGAAGCTGCCCTGAAAACTCCGGCAAAGATCTATTATAAGTATGAAGGTATAAGCCCGGCAGGCAGCCATAAACCCAATACTGCAATAGCCCAGGCATATTATAATATGAAAGAAGGGACACAAAGGCTGGCGACCGAAACCGGAGCAGGACAGTGGGGATGTGCACTCGCACTCGCAACTTCGTATTTCGGCCTTAAATGCACTGTGTATATGGTAAAAGTAAGTTTTACGCAAAAACCATACCGCAGGTCACTAATGCATCTGTGGGGCGCTGATGTTATCGCGTCTCCAAGCAACCTTACAAATTCAGGAAAAAAGATATTGTCTAAAGATCCCGGATCACCAGGCAGTCTCGGGATTGCAATAAGTGAAGCTATTGAGGATGCTGCAAGCCATGAGGATACGCATTATTCACTCGGGAGCGTTTTGAACCATGTAATGCTTCACCAGACAGTCATTGGCCTGGAAGCCAGAGAACAGCTTGCCCGGGTTGAAGAATATCCGGATTATATAATCGGAAGTGTTGGCGGCGGAAGTAATTTTGCAGGCATTAGTTTTCCTTTCCTCAGTGATAAGATATCAGGTAAACATGACGTAAAAGTGATAGGGGTTGAACCTACCGCGTGTCCAAGCCTGACAAAAGGAGAGTTCAGGTATGACTTTGGAGATACAGCCGAACTTACACCCCTTTTGAAAATGTACACGATGGGACATGAATATATACCTCCATCTATCCACGCAGGAGGGCTGCGGTACCATGGAATGTCCCCGATTGTGAGCCAGTTATATACCGATAAACTTATAGATGCTGTTGCATATCACCAGAAAGAGATATTTGAAGCCGCGGTTACGTTCGCAAGAAGTGAAGGTATAGTCCCTGCGCCTGAATCATCGCATGCAATTAAATGCGCAATAGATAAGGCACTTGAATGTAAGAAGAACGGTGAAAAAAAGACGATCCTGTTCAACCTGAGCGGGCACGGGCATTTTGATATGAGCGCATATGATAGTTATTTCAGCGGGAATATGAAGGACTCAAGTTGA
- the cbiT gene encoding precorrin-6Y C5,15-methyltransferase (decarboxylating) subunit CbiT produces the protein MLYPAGTPTQPEIIAIALSKLKIKSTDVFVDIGCGSGSVSIAASGLAKHVFAIDNRDDAINATSENIKERSIKNITLLKGEAIILLLDIDMDCAFIGGSKNIKQVLKILIEKKKEPKMRFVINAVKLETVATAMEIMKKNNVFKELLQIQISRGNELAGGTMFKPENPIFLLVGGL, from the coding sequence ATGCTCTATCCAGCCGGAACCCCCACACAGCCCGAAATAATCGCAATTGCCCTATCTAAACTCAAGATTAAATCCACCGACGTATTTGTGGATATAGGCTGTGGCAGTGGCTCTGTTTCGATAGCTGCTTCCGGATTGGCAAAACATGTATTTGCAATTGACAACAGGGATGATGCTATTAATGCAACATCAGAAAATATTAAAGAACGAAGCATAAAAAATATCACATTATTAAAAGGGGAAGCGATTATACTGCTTCTCGATATTGATATGGATTGTGCGTTCATAGGAGGAAGCAAAAATATCAAACAGGTTTTAAAAATATTAATCGAAAAGAAAAAAGAGCCGAAAATGCGGTTCGTTATAAACGCCGTTAAGCTTGAAACAGTTGCTACTGCCATGGAAATTATGAAAAAGAATAATGTTTTCAAGGAATTGTTACAGATACAAATATCAAGGGGAAATGAGCTTGCAGGAGGTACTATGTTCAAACCTGAAAATCCTATTTTCCTTTTAGTTGGTGGGTTATAA
- a CDS encoding cobalt-factor II C(20)-methyltransferase — translation MLIGIGLGPGNPDLLTLAAIKALKESRSVFVPGKLAEKLVSPYAKARILDFPMIQDKKELSRLWEKNAGIVAVEAKNKMVSFAVLGDPNVFSTFSHLKRTIEEKYPDVEITTIPGVSSITAQAARTNISMDSSFVVSDGSPVNTKIILKSKHPEDVKKNLIEEGFNEFIFARRLFMEDELVTGEIPEKGDYFSLVVAKRGKTRVNNRKKIVHFVGAGPGNPGYITVRGRELLESADFVMYAGSLVNPVVLNYVHGEKLDSFGMKLEDIADVLSKKVDEGKNVVRLHSGDPSLYGAIIEQMDSLKKRGIDVEIVPGVTSLFAAAATLKTQLTINGITETLIITRPAGTTLQKDSIRELSRHNATMAIYLGTDKIRKVMQEVEYPEGTPVAVVYHASWEDELVILGTVGDIADRVEAARINRSAMIIIGNVLIPHNFKRSHLYG, via the coding sequence ATGTTGATCGGTATCGGTCTTGGTCCCGGAAATCCGGATCTGCTCACTCTTGCTGCCATAAAAGCCCTGAAAGAAAGCAGGAGCGTTTTCGTTCCCGGAAAACTCGCAGAGAAGCTTGTTTCGCCTTATGCTAAAGCCCGGATACTTGATTTTCCCATGATACAGGACAAGAAAGAACTGTCAAGGTTATGGGAAAAAAATGCAGGGATCGTAGCAGTTGAGGCAAAAAATAAAATGGTCTCGTTTGCAGTCCTGGGCGATCCTAATGTGTTTTCAACATTCTCACATCTTAAAAGAACGATTGAGGAGAAATATCCTGATGTCGAAATTACAACAATCCCCGGCGTAAGCTCGATAACAGCCCAGGCAGCCCGTACAAATATTAGTATGGACAGCTCTTTCGTGGTAAGTGACGGTTCACCTGTCAATACAAAGATAATCCTGAAATCAAAGCATCCTGAAGATGTTAAGAAAAATTTGATAGAAGAGGGTTTTAACGAATTTATTTTTGCCCGGCGCCTGTTCATGGAAGATGAACTGGTCACTGGTGAAATCCCCGAAAAAGGTGACTATTTCAGCCTGGTGGTGGCAAAGCGGGGAAAAACCAGGGTAAATAATAGAAAAAAGATTGTTCATTTCGTGGGAGCAGGCCCCGGAAACCCCGGATACATCACAGTCAGGGGGCGCGAACTTCTGGAATCAGCAGACTTTGTCATGTATGCGGGTTCGCTTGTCAATCCGGTTGTTCTAAATTACGTGCATGGTGAGAAGCTTGATAGCTTCGGGATGAAACTTGAAGATATCGCTGATGTACTTTCAAAGAAAGTGGATGAGGGAAAAAACGTTGTCAGGCTGCATAGCGGTGATCCTTCATTATATGGCGCGATCATCGAACAGATGGACAGCCTGAAAAAACGCGGTATAGATGTGGAAATCGTTCCAGGAGTGACTTCACTTTTTGCCGCAGCAGCCACGCTAAAAACCCAGCTTACGATAAATGGCATTACAGAGACGCTTATTATCACAAGACCCGCAGGAACAACACTTCAGAAAGATTCGATCAGGGAACTGTCGCGCCATAATGCCACGATGGCAATTTATCTTGGGACTGATAAAATCAGGAAGGTCATGCAGGAAGTGGAATATCCTGAAGGTACGCCCGTTGCTGTTGTTTATCATGCCTCCTGGGAAGATGAATTAGTGATACTTGGTACAGTTGGCGATATTGCGGACAGGGTCGAGGCAGCAAGGATCAACAGGTCAGCAATGATAATTATCGGTAATGTCCTGATACCGCACAATTTCAAGAGGTCTCATCTATATGGGTGA
- the cbiG gene encoding cobalt-precorrin 5A hydrolase, translated as MGELAIIAFSRNLDIAKKIKDATGGDIIEYSKDAFKIAFEEYRSIIAIMATGIAVRNIAPLISDKWKDPAVVVVDSGLNYAIPVLGGHHGGNELAGKLAVMGMIPVITTATEVMGKESVEGIADSLGCRIINRDSTKKVNTALLDSELEVLSIKGPKIVIIGDDVSVLKRKGLVVGIGANRGVRMSEVVVAINAALLELGAGIEDVNCFASAMIKENEKGIIDAAAAFGKKLRLVSNDVINSIHAPTPSRAKSLGLNGVCEPAALALSQEKKLLLKKRIYGNVTIAIAR; from the coding sequence ATGGGTGAGCTTGCAATAATCGCCTTTTCACGGAATCTTGATATTGCGAAAAAAATAAAAGACGCTACTGGCGGGGACATAATAGAGTACTCAAAAGATGCCTTCAAGATTGCTTTTGAGGAATACAGGTCTATAATAGCCATTATGGCGACAGGCATTGCTGTAAGAAATATCGCCCCTCTTATTTCCGATAAATGGAAAGACCCGGCAGTTGTGGTCGTAGATTCGGGACTGAATTATGCAATTCCTGTCCTTGGTGGCCATCATGGCGGGAATGAACTGGCAGGAAAACTTGCAGTTATGGGTATGATCCCTGTGATAACGACAGCTACCGAAGTTATGGGGAAAGAATCTGTGGAGGGGATCGCAGATAGTCTTGGTTGCAGGATAATAAACAGGGATTCAACGAAAAAAGTCAATACTGCATTGCTTGATAGCGAGCTTGAAGTCCTGAGTATCAAAGGCCCAAAGATCGTAATTATTGGGGACGATGTCAGTGTCCTTAAAAGAAAGGGGCTTGTTGTGGGAATAGGGGCAAACAGGGGTGTCAGAATGTCAGAAGTGGTTGTTGCAATAAACGCAGCACTTCTGGAATTGGGTGCAGGAATAGAGGATGTGAATTGTTTTGCATCTGCAATGATAAAAGAAAATGAAAAAGGAATTATTGATGCGGCGGCAGCATTCGGAAAAAAGCTGAGACTCGTCTCCAATGATGTCATTAATTCCATACATGCGCCAACTCCGTCCAGAGCAAAAAGCCTGGGGCTAAACGGGGTATGCGAACCTGCTGCACTTGCGCTTTCACAGGAAAAGAAACTGTTACTAAAAAAGAGGATTTATGGGAATGTCACAATCGCGATCGCACGGTAA
- the cobJ gene encoding precorrin-3B C(17)-methyltransferase — translation MGMSQSRSHGKLYIVGIGPGGIDHLTKKAESALLESEYIIGNGTYLDQIAPVIKDQKTIRSGMGGEVERARSAVELGKSHIVSIISGGDANVYGMAGLVLEVAQKTEEIEIEVIPGVTAITAAASLLGAPLVNDFAVISLSDLLTPVEMINRRINRAAEADFVIAIYNPKSRNRKENFAKAIEIIRKYRNENTPVGIVKSATRPGQTVLATTLGRIMEYNDMIDMSTIVLIGNSESRLWKNMIITPRGYQRKYEY, via the coding sequence ATGGGAATGTCACAATCGCGATCGCACGGTAAATTATACATAGTAGGAATAGGGCCTGGTGGAATTGACCACCTTACGAAAAAGGCAGAAAGCGCCCTGCTTGAATCCGAATACATAATCGGGAATGGGACTTATCTTGACCAGATTGCTCCAGTTATAAAAGATCAAAAGACCATACGAAGCGGAATGGGCGGTGAGGTTGAACGAGCAAGGTCGGCGGTAGAACTCGGAAAAAGCCATATTGTTTCAATAATCAGCGGCGGGGATGCAAACGTATACGGGATGGCCGGGCTTGTATTGGAGGTAGCCCAAAAGACCGAAGAGATCGAAATTGAAGTCATACCCGGAGTAACTGCAATAACTGCCGCGGCTTCACTTCTTGGTGCGCCGCTGGTTAATGATTTTGCAGTAATAAGTTTAAGCGACCTCCTGACTCCCGTTGAGATGATCAATCGCCGCATAAACAGAGCAGCAGAAGCTGACTTTGTGATAGCCATATACAATCCGAAAAGCAGGAACCGCAAGGAGAATTTCGCAAAGGCCATTGAGATCATCCGGAAATACAGGAATGAAAATACGCCTGTGGGGATCGTAAAAAGCGCTACGCGCCCCGGTCAGACTGTTCTTGCAACGACACTTGGCAGGATAATGGAGTACAATGATATGATCGATATGAGTACGATCGTTCTTATCGGCAACAGTGAATCAAGATTATGGAAAAACATGATAATAACACCCCGCGGATACCAGAGGAAATATGAGTATTGA
- a CDS encoding precorrin-8X methylmutase, with protein sequence MSIEFGARTREAKEINEKSWRIVESFVKGDTPHDRIRKRCVIATGDPAFAELMRFNNDPVNAGINAIREGAPIFTDIRMAQVGITKQGHKCDVRCVLDLDEGADIARNTGITRTSAGFLALGKELEGAIIVIGNAPSAALTVCRMIDEGVSPAILVATPVGFVNAAESKELVRTLIVPSITCVGTRGGTPVAVAVVNELVEIAFR encoded by the coding sequence ATGAGTATTGAATTTGGCGCGCGGACAAGGGAAGCAAAAGAGATCAATGAAAAAAGTTGGAGAATTGTGGAAAGTTTCGTAAAAGGAGATACGCCGCATGACAGGATACGGAAGCGTTGCGTTATCGCAACAGGTGACCCGGCATTTGCAGAACTCATGAGGTTTAATAATGACCCTGTAAATGCAGGAATAAATGCAATCAGGGAGGGTGCCCCAATATTTACAGATATCAGGATGGCCCAGGTTGGAATTACAAAGCAGGGGCATAAATGCGACGTCAGGTGTGTCCTTGATCTTGATGAAGGGGCCGATATTGCCAGGAATACAGGAATAACAAGAACAAGCGCTGGCTTTTTGGCGCTTGGAAAAGAACTTGAAGGTGCTATCATCGTTATCGGGAACGCACCTTCAGCAGCACTCACTGTTTGCAGGATGATCGATGAGGGTGTTTCTCCGGCCATTCTTGTGGCGACCCCAGTGGGTTTTGTGAATGCTGCCGAATCGAAAGAACTTGTAAGAACGCTTATTGTGCCATCTATCACATGCGTCGGAACAAGAGGCGGAACACCGGTGGCTGTGGCTGTTGTTAATGAACTTGTGGAAATAGCATTTCGATAA